Proteins co-encoded in one Spirosoma endbachense genomic window:
- a CDS encoding MBL fold metallo-hydrolase RNA specificity domain-containing protein: MKLSFLGAARQVTGSMYLLELEDDYRILIDCGSDMERPNSNGQAGSQETAPITPHLGFFPFEASSINLVLLTHAHVDHSGNLPNLFREGYEGQILCTEPTFALTNVLLKDAASLNQKRINDLNASKKQRVRDRQIQMQKDLFLDRQVRETMENVVPIAFNRKFRVADGVDVTFIPAGHLLGAAHIVINVVENGERKSICFSGDIGRKNYPLLVDPEPVPKVDYLICESTYGNRLHENMMSPEDALADIIQRTCIDIPGRLIIPSFSVGRTQALLYTLNRLYTERDFPPIRVFSDSPMAFESSKIYNQHIKMLNREAREFYKENEALFDFQNFQFLESSKASKAVSNYGEPCIIISSSGMVQGGRVEYHVAENISNPYSTILIIGYCAEGTLGWRLLNGQQTLSIKGKDHQVLANIEKIDVFSGHGDRNDLINFVGMQSPETLKNIFLVHGEYGSMESFKATLAEEGYPQVIIPKKGESFVL; this comes from the coding sequence ATGAAATTATCGTTTCTGGGGGCGGCCCGGCAGGTAACAGGCAGCATGTACCTGCTGGAACTGGAGGATGATTACCGCATCCTGATTGACTGTGGGTCGGATATGGAGCGACCCAATTCCAACGGTCAGGCTGGGTCACAGGAGACCGCCCCAATTACTCCTCATCTGGGATTTTTTCCGTTTGAGGCTTCAAGCATAAACTTAGTGTTGCTGACCCACGCTCACGTGGACCATTCGGGCAATCTGCCTAACCTCTTTCGGGAAGGTTATGAAGGACAGATTCTTTGTACTGAGCCAACATTTGCACTAACCAATGTACTCCTGAAAGATGCTGCTTCCCTGAACCAAAAGCGGATCAACGACCTGAACGCCAGTAAAAAACAGCGCGTTCGAGATCGTCAGATTCAGATGCAGAAAGACCTGTTTCTGGACAGACAGGTGCGGGAAACAATGGAAAATGTAGTTCCCATTGCGTTTAACCGAAAATTCAGGGTGGCCGATGGAGTGGATGTTACGTTCATTCCGGCGGGCCATTTACTCGGCGCGGCTCACATTGTTATCAATGTGGTTGAAAATGGCGAACGGAAAAGCATCTGTTTTTCGGGCGACATAGGCCGGAAAAACTACCCCCTGCTGGTTGATCCGGAACCCGTTCCAAAGGTTGATTACCTCATCTGTGAAAGTACCTATGGTAATCGGCTGCACGAAAACATGATGTCGCCCGAAGATGCGCTGGCCGATATTATTCAGCGGACCTGTATTGACATTCCCGGACGACTTATCATTCCTTCGTTTAGCGTTGGGCGAACCCAGGCATTACTTTACACGCTGAACCGGCTCTATACCGAACGGGATTTTCCGCCTATCCGGGTATTTTCTGATAGCCCAATGGCCTTTGAGAGTTCTAAAATTTACAATCAGCACATTAAAATGCTGAACCGGGAAGCCCGGGAATTCTACAAAGAGAACGAAGCGTTGTTTGACTTCCAGAACTTTCAGTTCCTGGAGTCGTCGAAAGCCAGCAAGGCAGTATCGAATTATGGCGAACCCTGCATCATTATTTCGTCGTCGGGAATGGTTCAGGGTGGCCGTGTTGAGTACCATGTTGCCGAAAATATCAGCAACCCTTATTCAACAATTCTGATCATTGGCTATTGCGCCGAAGGAACACTCGGATGGCGGTTACTGAACGGCCAGCAAACGCTCAGCATTAAAGGGAAAGACCATCAGGTACTGGCCAATATTGAAAAAATCGACGTATTTAGTGGCCACGGCGATCGGAACGATCTGATAAATTTTGTTGGCATGCAGTCGCCGGAAACACTTAAAAATATTTTCCTTGTCCACGGCGAATACGGAAGCATGGAGTCCTTTAAAGCCACACTCGCTGAAGAAGGGTATCCACAGGTCATTATTCCGAAAAAGGGCGAGAGCTTTGTATTATAA
- the dacB gene encoding D-alanyl-D-alanine carboxypeptidase/D-alanyl-D-alanine endopeptidase — translation MPRLLSFVFSITYLFGYYTQAKPFSNNQPITDSLATQRLLARVEAFQSGPAARFGTIALSVRRVSDGTELIGYNTHQSLPSASTLKLITTATAMAVLGSNYTYTTMLEYDGTIKDSTLMGNLYIRGSGDPSLGSWRFPNYYDLNALLKYWSAAVKAAGIRRIQGTVVGDASLYDELTTPDTWPFGDLGNYYGASLSALNINENLYRVFFKTGKSVNVPANVLRTDPALPYLVFRNTVVTDAANTGDQVNIYGTPFMNQQWLTGKVPIGEPANEFSVKGSMPDPAFFAAYALHRQLGQDTILVSGSPNSVGGGLPNSFPATGKRTVLNQHRSPTLVELVLQTNFQSINLYAEALLRTTALTLNKTVRSTSASIDELIKFWRSKGVNLDGFRIRDGSGLSAVGALTADNMTSILSTMGREKAFPQFYETIPIVGQTGTVKTLARGTAAAGNIRAKSGSIEGVRAYAGYFTAADGERMSFCVLVNKFTPGQNRVVTTELEKIFVGLVGLSGK, via the coding sequence ATGCCTCGCTTGCTCTCATTTGTCTTTTCAATCACTTATTTATTCGGTTATTACACGCAGGCAAAACCCTTTTCGAATAACCAACCCATTACCGATTCGCTGGCAACTCAGCGCCTTCTGGCCAGAGTTGAAGCGTTTCAGTCAGGGCCTGCTGCCCGGTTCGGTACAATAGCGCTGTCGGTTCGCCGGGTAAGCGATGGAACCGAACTCATTGGTTATAATACACATCAGAGTTTACCATCAGCTTCTACACTAAAACTCATCACTACCGCTACGGCAATGGCCGTACTGGGCAGTAACTATACGTATACAACAATGCTGGAATATGATGGCACGATCAAAGACAGCACCTTAATGGGCAATCTGTACATTCGCGGCTCGGGTGACCCTTCGCTTGGCAGCTGGCGATTTCCCAATTATTATGATCTGAATGCCTTACTTAAATACTGGTCAGCTGCGGTTAAAGCAGCTGGCATTCGCCGGATACAGGGAACGGTAGTGGGCGATGCCAGCCTATACGATGAATTAACAACGCCCGATACCTGGCCGTTTGGCGATTTAGGCAACTATTACGGGGCCAGTCTGAGTGCGCTCAATATCAATGAAAATTTGTACCGGGTTTTCTTTAAAACAGGCAAATCCGTCAATGTTCCAGCCAATGTTTTACGTACCGACCCTGCCTTACCCTACCTGGTTTTTCGCAATACTGTCGTAACGGATGCAGCCAACACCGGCGATCAGGTCAATATCTACGGTACGCCATTCATGAACCAGCAGTGGCTGACCGGTAAAGTCCCGATTGGTGAACCGGCCAATGAATTTAGTGTTAAGGGCTCAATGCCCGATCCAGCTTTTTTTGCCGCTTACGCGCTTCATAGGCAGTTAGGTCAGGATACTATACTTGTCAGTGGTTCACCTAATTCGGTGGGCGGTGGCTTACCCAATTCCTTCCCTGCTACGGGCAAACGAACGGTGTTAAATCAACACCGCTCCCCCACATTGGTCGAACTGGTTCTGCAAACGAACTTCCAGAGCATTAACCTCTATGCCGAAGCGCTCCTTCGAACCACGGCACTGACCCTAAACAAAACTGTTCGTTCGACCAGCGCCAGTATCGATGAATTGATCAAATTCTGGCGAAGTAAGGGGGTAAACCTCGATGGTTTCCGGATTCGGGATGGGAGTGGTTTATCGGCCGTGGGCGCCCTTACCGCCGACAACATGACCAGTATTCTTAGCACAATGGGCCGTGAGAAGGCGTTCCCGCAGTTCTATGAAACGATTCCAATCGTTGGCCAGACGGGCACCGTAAAAACACTGGCACGAGGCACAGCCGCTGCGGGTAACATTCGGGCTAAGAGTGGCTCAATTGAAGGTGTCCGGGCCTATGCAGGCTACTTCACCGCTGCCGACGGTGAGCGTATGAGTTTTTGCGTACTGGTCAATAAATTTACCCCAGGCCAGAACCGCGTGGTAACCACGGAACTGGAGAAAATTTTTGTGGGGCTGGTTGGGTTAAGCGGAAAGTAA
- a CDS encoding response regulator, with protein MTDQTPQKTIHILLVDDDEDDRYLTREAFHQHYPASRISFAEDGEDLLDFLNYKGRYVGSSHTLPELILLDLNMPRKDGREALREIKASEQLRHIPIVVLTTSDAKDDIETSYFNGANSFITKPPTFQRLSEVTKAIGQYWFNVVTVCDHEDDE; from the coding sequence ATGACCGATCAAACCCCACAGAAAACTATTCATATTCTGCTAGTTGATGACGACGAAGACGATCGTTACCTGACCCGTGAAGCTTTTCATCAACATTATCCTGCCAGCCGGATTTCATTTGCCGAAGACGGTGAAGATCTGCTCGATTTCTTAAATTATAAAGGACGGTATGTTGGCTCATCACATACGCTCCCTGAGCTGATTTTGCTGGACCTGAATATGCCCAGAAAAGACGGCAGGGAGGCTTTACGCGAGATTAAAGCCAGTGAACAGCTTCGTCATATTCCCATTGTCGTTCTAACAACCTCCGATGCTAAAGACGATATTGAAACGTCTTATTTTAACGGAGCCAATAGTTTTATCACCAAGCCCCCAACGTTTCAACGGCTCAGTGAAGTAACGAAAGCCATTGGCCAATACTGGTTTAATGTCGTTACCGTGTGCGACCACGAAGATGACGAGTAA
- a CDS encoding sensor histidine kinase, protein MKILHQVAPKIMNRRIAFGFFVAMVLIASGFTLSFYSYNQYGNDTERVRHTYEVVGSLETILSLVKDVETGSRGYVLTNDTTYLEPYKIALSLLPGRLNQLHTLMGDNSLQVQRTTLLDQLVKAKLEVSQMRVKNRMAKVPIVLQLSTEGRLRMDALRRHVAIMVDTERTLMETRNRQAARSFRNTLIIIFTLSLLTFLSLVISYRLLEQELASRQQNEDQLRAYESRLKEQIRQLEASNEELERFAFVASHDLQEPLRKIQSFANLITDRYGNLFDGDSLMFMDKIVHSAERMSKLIKDLLNFSRISNHQEEFKPVALATIVQRILDDQELRIKGLDVRVEIGQLPMIQAIGSQMDHLFTNLISNALKFTRVDVQPLLRIQANPIDGSTYPELISGRLYFEITVEDNGIGFDEKYLDHIFKVFQRLHGKSEFEGTGIGLAICKRVTVSHHGHITARSQPGKGTTFIVVLPESQSLYDYDRSNPTENYSYSAS, encoded by the coding sequence ATGAAAATTCTTCATCAGGTTGCTCCAAAGATCATGAATCGACGCATTGCGTTCGGATTCTTTGTGGCAATGGTTTTAATTGCGTCGGGCTTTACGTTATCATTCTATAGTTATAATCAGTATGGAAATGATACAGAACGAGTTCGTCATACCTATGAAGTGGTTGGCTCGCTGGAGACTATTCTATCACTGGTGAAAGATGTTGAAACAGGCTCAAGGGGCTATGTTCTGACAAATGATACGACATACCTGGAGCCTTACAAAATCGCGCTGAGCCTGTTACCGGGCCGACTGAATCAGTTGCACACGCTTATGGGTGATAACTCATTGCAGGTTCAGCGGACTACCTTACTCGATCAGTTGGTCAAAGCTAAACTGGAAGTCTCGCAGATGCGCGTTAAAAACAGGATGGCTAAAGTTCCGATTGTGCTGCAACTGAGTACAGAAGGGCGGTTGCGTATGGATGCCCTTCGGCGCCATGTAGCCATCATGGTCGATACAGAACGCACCCTGATGGAGACGCGAAATCGGCAGGCCGCCCGATCGTTTCGCAATACACTCATCATTATTTTTACGCTTTCATTACTCACATTTCTTTCACTGGTCATTTCCTATCGTTTACTGGAGCAGGAACTGGCGAGTCGGCAACAGAACGAAGATCAGCTTCGCGCCTATGAGTCGCGACTTAAAGAGCAGATTCGTCAGTTAGAAGCGTCTAATGAAGAACTGGAACGGTTTGCCTTTGTGGCCAGTCATGATCTGCAGGAGCCGCTCCGGAAGATTCAATCCTTTGCTAATCTGATTACAGACCGATACGGCAACCTGTTCGACGGCGACAGCCTTATGTTTATGGACAAAATTGTTCATTCTGCCGAAAGGATGTCGAAATTGATTAAAGATCTCCTGAATTTTTCGCGGATCTCGAATCATCAGGAAGAGTTTAAGCCTGTTGCATTAGCTACGATCGTTCAGCGTATATTAGATGATCAGGAGCTACGGATCAAAGGATTGGACGTTCGTGTGGAAATTGGCCAATTGCCAATGATTCAGGCTATTGGAAGCCAAATGGATCATTTGTTTACGAATTTGATTTCTAATGCACTGAAATTTACAAGGGTAGATGTACAGCCTCTTCTCCGAATACAGGCTAATCCCATTGATGGGTCGACATACCCTGAATTAATTTCCGGTCGACTCTATTTCGAGATCACCGTTGAAGATAATGGGATCGGCTTTGACGAAAAATATTTAGATCATATTTTTAAAGTTTTCCAACGATTGCACGGCAAAAGTGAATTTGAAGGCACTGGCATTGGACTCGCTATTTGTAAACGAGTTACTGTTTCTCACCACGGCCATATCACTGCCCGAAGTCAGCCAGGAAAAGGAACAACGTTTATCGTAGTCCTGCCCGAAAGCCAATCACTATACGATTATGACCGATCAAACCCCACAGAAAACTATTCATATTCTGCTAGTTGA